A window of the Electrophorus electricus isolate fEleEle1 chromosome 11, fEleEle1.pri, whole genome shotgun sequence genome harbors these coding sequences:
- the ccnj gene encoding cyclin-J isoform X1 — translation MFIGLLRCFAAKQTSHLLLNGGSFLWKNNLLTTHRFDICGLYEGFTVWRHPATFQPMELQGQWWKGQLAGDIYHALRCKELMLPVYKGQSPQLSLRRYFADLIAIVSNRFRLCPAARHLAVYLLDLFMDRYDISVHQLHMVALSCLLLASKFEDREDRVPKLETLNSLGCMSSMNLELTKQGLLHMELLLLETFHWNLYLPTAAHFIEYYLSIAVSETDLHDGWPMVCLEKSVLYMTKYADYFLEVSLQDHAFLRFAPSLVAAACVASSRVILRLSPTWPPRLQHLTGYTWEQLLPGVERLLIAHDSDVKEASKQERHVQQPSLQPGQASYPAQCPSVTIAQHVHRPTLQYTQQSCQPVRVSGQGPGTYLSHAASLQTSGSATQPQTLSVPLEAKMNMPNRSFQLTSVYPCAAACFDR, via the exons ATGTTTATTGGCTTACTCAGATGTTTTGCCGCAAAACAAACATCGCATTTGTTACTAAACGGTGGTTCATTTTTGTGGAAAAATAATTTGCTCACGACCCATCGATTCGATATCTGTGGTCTGTATGAAGGTTTCACTGTGTGGAG GCACCCGGCGACTTTCCAGCCAATGGAGCTGCAGGGTCAGTGGTGGAAAGGCCAACTTGCCGGAGACATTTATCATGCTCTGCGTTGCAAA GAATTGATGCTGCCTGTCTATAAAGGTCAGTCCCCACAGCTCAGCCTTAGGCGTTACTTTGCAGATCTCATAGCAATAGTGAGCAACCGCTTCAGGCTGTGTCCAGCAGCCAGACACTTGGCTGTGTACCTGCTGGACCTCTTCATGGATCGCTATGACATCTCTGTGCATCAGCTACACATGGTTGCTCTTTCCTGTCTGCTTTTGGCCA GTAAATTTGAGGACCGAGAGGACAGGGTGCCTAAGCTTGAGACACTTAACAGCCTTGGTTGTATGAGTTCCATGAACCTGGAGCTGACCAAGCAGGGTCTCTTGCACATGGAGCTGCTACTGCTAGAGACCTTCCACTGGAACCTCTACTTACCCACTGCTGCCCACTTCATAGAGTACTACCTGTCAATTGCCGTCAGTGAGACTGACCTTCATGATGGCTGGCCAATGGTGTGCTTGGAGAAGTCTGTACTATATATGACCAAATATGCAGATTACTTTCTGGAGGTTTCTTTGCAAG atCATGCCTTCCTGAGATTCGCCCCATCACTTGTAGCTGCTGCCTGTGTGGCCTCATCGCGGGTGATCCTGCGCCTGTCTCCAACTTGGCCCCCTCGTCTGCAGCATCTGACTGGCTACACCTGGGAGCAGTTGCTGCCTGGAGTGGAGAGATTACTCAT TGCACATGATAGTGATGTAAAGGAAGCCAGCAAGCAGGAGCGCCACGTGCAGCAACCCAGTCTGCAGCCAGGCCAGGCCTCGTATCCTGCTCAATGCCCGAGTGTCACCATAGCCCAGCACGTCCACAGACCTACTTTACAGTACACCCAGCAGAGTTGCCAACCTGTGAGGGTCTCAGGCCAAGGTCCAGGGACCTACCTGTCCCACGCTGCTTCATTGCAGACCTCTGGTAGTGCTACACAGCCTCAGACCTTATCTGTACCACTGGAGGCTAAGATGAATATGCCGAACAGGTCCTTCCAGCTGACCTCGGTCTACCCATGCGCAGCAGCGTGTTTCGACCGGTGA
- the ccnj gene encoding cyclin-J isoform X2 — MELQGQWWKGQLAGDIYHALRCKELMLPVYKGQSPQLSLRRYFADLIAIVSNRFRLCPAARHLAVYLLDLFMDRYDISVHQLHMVALSCLLLASKFEDREDRVPKLETLNSLGCMSSMNLELTKQGLLHMELLLLETFHWNLYLPTAAHFIEYYLSIAVSETDLHDGWPMVCLEKSVLYMTKYADYFLEVSLQDHAFLRFAPSLVAAACVASSRVILRLSPTWPPRLQHLTGYTWEQLLPGVERLLIAHDSDVKEASKQERHVQQPSLQPGQASYPAQCPSVTIAQHVHRPTLQYTQQSCQPVRVSGQGPGTYLSHAASLQTSGSATQPQTLSVPLEAKMNMPNRSFQLTSVYPCAAACFDR, encoded by the exons ATGGAGCTGCAGGGTCAGTGGTGGAAAGGCCAACTTGCCGGAGACATTTATCATGCTCTGCGTTGCAAA GAATTGATGCTGCCTGTCTATAAAGGTCAGTCCCCACAGCTCAGCCTTAGGCGTTACTTTGCAGATCTCATAGCAATAGTGAGCAACCGCTTCAGGCTGTGTCCAGCAGCCAGACACTTGGCTGTGTACCTGCTGGACCTCTTCATGGATCGCTATGACATCTCTGTGCATCAGCTACACATGGTTGCTCTTTCCTGTCTGCTTTTGGCCA GTAAATTTGAGGACCGAGAGGACAGGGTGCCTAAGCTTGAGACACTTAACAGCCTTGGTTGTATGAGTTCCATGAACCTGGAGCTGACCAAGCAGGGTCTCTTGCACATGGAGCTGCTACTGCTAGAGACCTTCCACTGGAACCTCTACTTACCCACTGCTGCCCACTTCATAGAGTACTACCTGTCAATTGCCGTCAGTGAGACTGACCTTCATGATGGCTGGCCAATGGTGTGCTTGGAGAAGTCTGTACTATATATGACCAAATATGCAGATTACTTTCTGGAGGTTTCTTTGCAAG atCATGCCTTCCTGAGATTCGCCCCATCACTTGTAGCTGCTGCCTGTGTGGCCTCATCGCGGGTGATCCTGCGCCTGTCTCCAACTTGGCCCCCTCGTCTGCAGCATCTGACTGGCTACACCTGGGAGCAGTTGCTGCCTGGAGTGGAGAGATTACTCAT TGCACATGATAGTGATGTAAAGGAAGCCAGCAAGCAGGAGCGCCACGTGCAGCAACCCAGTCTGCAGCCAGGCCAGGCCTCGTATCCTGCTCAATGCCCGAGTGTCACCATAGCCCAGCACGTCCACAGACCTACTTTACAGTACACCCAGCAGAGTTGCCAACCTGTGAGGGTCTCAGGCCAAGGTCCAGGGACCTACCTGTCCCACGCTGCTTCATTGCAGACCTCTGGTAGTGCTACACAGCCTCAGACCTTATCTGTACCACTGGAGGCTAAGATGAATATGCCGAACAGGTCCTTCCAGCTGACCTCGGTCTACCCATGCGCAGCAGCGTGTTTCGACCGGTGA